One Faecalispora anaeroviscerum genomic window carries:
- a CDS encoding S-layer homology domain-containing protein: MEGIMEMKQIAERLNNVPVRKKVKQLLAATLAVLMMNPVTGYGTIVHAQEAGIITAFAELSGEISGQQLAVGAKESDIHLPDTLEVTIGVPATDTTESTAEESQPGGNTPEEPAADEPTGEDSAVSGNDAEEPQDELSSAAPAVEITTGAAIDAETEGTEREPLKTTQTVTLENITWEIDAENSASDTYDSSENGAYYTYVPVLPEGYAVADGVSLPEISVRIGGGMMRMMAGETSASIGAVSLQDGKYYNQAGEVLDTVPTGGTPYLYYNGGVLTVTGAYVINPLNLNFTTPQISIQSGTLTIVGSGSLTIENNNTPCVNIQSGAALVLAGAVNFKAQSTAGIPIMLGGSFVTENGYSGAIRLEGMGSILSQMEEIDLNTTGAIAIQGKGSAPIISCDGSIQMTGASITILNPNHSASASNGILVSAGQDVSLTATVGGVNLEASSNYPILDVGGNIILSAAENVSVMNYNMWEPGVNWKGSKFSITAAEGVAVYGQMIGTGEQPSVEIKCTGGDNLQLLGGISLGNNGTCTVNSNGSIEIAGYDGTKPVFSGKSLTLDVDNDIIVRRENDDGSTVPVISATEQQFTSKNSVVVVSGSTGSTIRTKDGQTIQAAFGGYVTSECLNLSTPPAVATFYIAGKGSILYTPAQGGTPAVLALTNATIDTQDNAIILPDGAVTMQLSGKNILHSDTKDGIGIVGNGSLTITSSNGGTLNMESMGLTMEFNEEYDSTITIGGNASVTAVSHKSSAVLTGGNLTVEPTAKFAAKGIMADVMIEGNFHAPNFNGSVVVVNEKVDPRTFDMTIHGTCDMPVIMTSLPIGISQFGAASLHIPSGAQMTIPSGQPLMVTDMAKLKLEGKIINNGMICLPVGATAGQIKAMKLTGSGVVLVPESIDGNGMPSKDGKFYTNGGVAVKTADDLDLTTDGHSGKTVANDGYSWDGSTLTLGGVFIQGNITLPANNATVNTTAATMIQGGITGAGGTTMHLTFTGAAPLAINGGISAGSNGDTVTVQSGAQVTVNGGLSLGEGGDGVLTVTGSGTVMEVSSSTGYAVYCQNVKVENGATLTVKAEGTDSVGVQAVKPGGNVSVTGGSTLTAGCDYGVFLIDGKLTVDDTSKLITNGAVAPFCILDTTSSKAQSELLSLANTPSDTEIASMKGTTDFSGSKHTYWSLIPKNGKLGVENEEPEFVTLTGAKTGMLTFAKATNPGGNNNNGDGDDDNGSSSSGSSSTATTTTPEKKPDQPVIGSVNAAGKVTDSHAVVLITDSIVKAAIEKAQSAASAQGKTANGIGAEVSVTAPGAKSFTVITERAALNRLVSTNVKLFQIIGLPANFCFDQASLKQQQEQGTGDITMMLKPATVKNVRSACDITLSTVKNGKTVNITSMNKGSVTLSLPYTLGKNEAVGGVYAVYVDAKGNAARIAGSAYDRNSGSVIFTTNYFSRYGIGYTASAAKFTDISSHWAKESIDYVVGRGLFGSNAAGKFNPDAAVTRGDFVTALGRLAGVDTKAYMRSSFTDVKAGSYYLPYIEWAYSKGIIQGIGNNQFAPERAVTREEIALIFANYAKATGYTLPVIREATTFSDASSIGSAYKDAVKAMQQAGVIMGKNNNVFHPASSATRAEAAAMLTRYVKLTIHPATAQGWAKNDSGQWMYLKDGKALTGWQTIGGKVYCFDSSGSAFASGWRQNAKGKWVFLSSDGSAVTGWKDIGENGRSKRYYFTGDGIRVSGKWLQIDGKWYYFYADGSLATSTKIDGYEVDANGVRKTK, from the coding sequence ATGGAGGGAATTATGGAAATGAAACAAATAGCGGAGCGCCTAAACAATGTTCCTGTTAGAAAAAAAGTAAAGCAGCTATTGGCTGCAACGCTGGCTGTCTTGATGATGAACCCGGTCACAGGCTACGGCACGATTGTCCATGCGCAGGAAGCGGGAATCATCACGGCCTTTGCGGAACTGTCCGGGGAGATTTCCGGTCAGCAGCTTGCGGTGGGCGCGAAGGAATCGGACATTCATCTGCCGGATACGTTGGAGGTGACTATTGGTGTTCCTGCAACAGACACAACGGAAAGCACTGCGGAGGAGTCACAGCCCGGCGGGAACACCCCGGAAGAACCAGCGGCTGACGAACCCACCGGCGAGGATTCTGCCGTTTCGGGAAACGACGCGGAAGAACCGCAGGATGAGTTAAGCAGCGCAGCACCTGCCGTAGAAATCACGACCGGAGCCGCAATTGATGCGGAGACGGAGGGCACCGAGCGGGAGCCGTTAAAAACGACACAGACCGTCACGCTGGAGAATATTACCTGGGAGATTGATGCGGAAAACAGCGCTTCCGACACGTATGACTCCAGTGAAAACGGCGCCTATTACACCTATGTACCCGTTCTGCCGGAGGGCTATGCCGTGGCGGACGGCGTAAGCCTGCCGGAAATCAGTGTGCGGATTGGCGGCGGTATGATGCGGATGATGGCCGGCGAGACGTCAGCTTCAATCGGCGCTGTTTCTTTGCAGGACGGAAAATATTACAACCAAGCCGGAGAAGTATTGGACACCGTACCAACAGGCGGTACGCCCTACCTCTACTACAACGGCGGCGTTCTGACGGTAACAGGCGCTTATGTGATAAATCCTCTCAATCTCAATTTTACCACCCCTCAAATCAGCATCCAAAGCGGCACACTGACCATTGTCGGTTCGGGCAGCTTGACCATTGAAAACAACAACACACCGTGCGTTAATATTCAATCAGGTGCGGCGCTTGTTTTAGCGGGCGCGGTGAACTTCAAAGCCCAAAGCACCGCAGGGATTCCCATCATGCTGGGAGGCAGTTTCGTAACGGAAAACGGCTATTCGGGTGCTATTCGTTTGGAAGGTATGGGCAGCATACTTTCACAGATGGAGGAAATCGACCTGAACACAACCGGTGCCATCGCAATTCAAGGTAAAGGCTCTGCACCGATTATCAGCTGTGACGGCTCTATTCAGATGACGGGCGCAAGCATTACAATTCTAAATCCAAACCATTCTGCTTCAGCCAGCAATGGCATTCTGGTAAGTGCGGGGCAGGATGTCAGTCTGACAGCAACAGTGGGTGGTGTGAACCTGGAGGCAAGCAGCAACTACCCGATTTTGGATGTGGGTGGAAACATCATTCTATCAGCCGCTGAAAATGTAAGTGTAATGAACTATAACATGTGGGAACCCGGCGTGAACTGGAAGGGCAGCAAATTTTCGATAACAGCTGCCGAGGGTGTCGCAGTCTACGGTCAGATGATTGGAACCGGAGAACAGCCAAGTGTAGAAATCAAGTGCACTGGGGGCGACAATTTGCAGCTGCTTGGTGGAATCTCACTGGGCAACAATGGAACGTGTACGGTGAATTCCAATGGCAGCATCGAAATCGCTGGTTACGATGGAACTAAGCCGGTGTTTTCCGGAAAATCACTCACGCTGGATGTTGACAATGACATTATCGTTCGGCGCGAGAACGATGACGGAAGCACCGTTCCGGTTATTTCCGCGACTGAGCAGCAGTTCACCAGCAAAAATAGTGTCGTAGTTGTTTCGGGCAGTACCGGTTCAACCATCAGGACCAAGGACGGGCAGACCATTCAGGCTGCCTTTGGCGGATATGTGACCAGTGAGTGCTTGAATTTATCGACACCGCCTGCGGTCGCTACGTTCTATATTGCCGGTAAGGGTTCCATCCTCTACACCCCGGCACAGGGGGGAACCCCTGCCGTGCTGGCACTGACAAATGCAACCATAGATACCCAAGATAATGCAATCATTCTGCCTGATGGCGCTGTTACGATGCAGCTGAGCGGCAAAAACATCCTGCATTCAGATACGAAGGATGGGATTGGTATCGTAGGGAATGGTTCATTAACCATCACCAGCTCCAATGGCGGTACGCTGAATATGGAATCAATGGGGCTTACCATGGAATTCAATGAAGAGTACGACTCAACCATCACAATCGGCGGAAACGCTTCCGTAACAGCGGTTTCACATAAAAGCTCCGCCGTATTAACAGGGGGAAACCTGACCGTAGAACCGACTGCCAAATTTGCCGCAAAAGGCATAATGGCTGATGTGATGATTGAAGGAAACTTCCATGCGCCGAACTTCAACGGCAGTGTGGTTGTTGTGAATGAAAAGGTGGATCCTAGAACCTTTGATATGACAATCCACGGCACTTGTGACATGCCGGTAATAATGACTAGCCTACCGATCGGCATATCGCAGTTCGGCGCTGCTTCCCTGCACATCCCAAGCGGTGCGCAGATGACCATTCCTTCTGGTCAGCCGCTGATGGTTACGGACATGGCCAAACTGAAGCTTGAGGGCAAAATCATCAACAACGGGATGATATGCCTGCCTGTTGGCGCCACTGCCGGCCAAATCAAAGCCATGAAGCTGACCGGTTCCGGTGTTGTGCTAGTACCCGAAAGCATTGACGGAAATGGTATGCCTTCAAAGGATGGAAAATTCTACACCAATGGCGGCGTCGCGGTCAAGACCGCCGACGACCTTGACCTGACCACCGACGGCCACAGCGGCAAAACGGTGGCGAACGACGGCTACAGCTGGGATGGCAGCACCCTGACTCTGGGCGGCGTTTTCATTCAAGGGAATATTACGCTGCCTGCCAATAATGCAACAGTCAACACTACCGCAGCCACTATGATTCAGGGTGGAATCACAGGAGCCGGCGGCACCACCATGCATCTTACCTTTACCGGCGCCGCACCGCTGGCTATCAACGGCGGCATCAGCGCAGGTTCAAACGGCGATACGGTTACCGTGCAGAGCGGCGCACAGGTAACGGTGAACGGCGGCCTCTCGCTGGGGGAAGGCGGGGACGGTGTACTGACCGTCACAGGCTCGGGCACGGTGATGGAGGTTTCTTCTTCCACCGGCTATGCGGTTTACTGCCAAAATGTGAAGGTTGAAAACGGCGCAACCCTAACTGTCAAAGCCGAGGGCACAGATTCCGTCGGCGTGCAAGCGGTGAAACCGGGCGGTAACGTCAGCGTCACCGGCGGCTCCACCCTGACGGCGGGCTGTGACTACGGCGTGTTCCTCATCGACGGCAAGCTGACGGTGGACGATACCAGCAAATTGATTACAAACGGTGCGGTGGCCCCATTCTGCATTTTGGATACCACCTCCTCCAAGGCGCAGAGCGAGCTTCTTTCTCTGGCAAACACTCCTTCCGATACCGAAATCGCTTCCATGAAAGGAACGACTGATTTTAGCGGCAGTAAGCATACCTACTGGAGCCTGATACCGAAAAACGGCAAGCTGGGTGTGGAAAATGAGGAACCTGAATTTGTAACCTTGACGGGCGCGAAGACCGGAATGCTCACCTTTGCCAAGGCGACAAACCCCGGCGGAAATAACAATAACGGAGATGGGGATGACGATAACGGCAGTTCTTCCTCCGGCAGCAGTTCTACCGCAACCACAACAACACCGGAAAAGAAGCCTGACCAGCCTGTCATCGGCAGCGTCAATGCCGCGGGCAAGGTTACGGATAGTCATGCGGTCGTTCTCATTACCGACAGCATTGTGAAAGCGGCTATCGAAAAGGCACAGTCTGCCGCAAGCGCACAGGGCAAAACGGCGAATGGGATCGGTGCAGAGGTGTCTGTTACGGCTCCCGGTGCGAAAAGCTTTACGGTCATTACAGAACGCGCTGCACTGAACCGATTGGTTAGCACGAACGTTAAGCTGTTTCAGATCATTGGTCTGCCAGCCAACTTCTGCTTTGATCAGGCTTCCTTGAAACAACAGCAGGAGCAGGGAACCGGCGACATAACAATGATGCTGAAGCCTGCTACGGTCAAAAATGTCCGCAGTGCCTGCGACATTACACTCAGCACGGTAAAGAACGGCAAAACCGTAAACATTACCTCGATGAACAAGGGAAGCGTAACTCTGTCCCTGCCGTATACACTTGGCAAGAACGAAGCGGTGGGCGGCGTGTACGCCGTGTATGTAGACGCAAAGGGCAACGCCGCCCGCATTGCAGGCTCCGCCTATGACAGGAACAGCGGGAGTGTGATTTTTACAACTAATTACTTCTCCCGGTACGGGATCGGCTACACTGCTTCGGCAGCAAAGTTTACGGACATTTCCTCCCATTGGGCAAAGGAAAGCATCGACTATGTGGTGGGCAGAGGGCTGTTCGGCAGTAATGCGGCGGGCAAGTTTAACCCCGATGCTGCCGTCACAAGGGGCGACTTTGTTACCGCCCTCGGCAGGCTGGCGGGTGTGGATACCAAAGCCTATATGAGGAGCAGCTTTACAGATGTGAAAGCAGGTTCCTATTATCTGCCTTACATCGAGTGGGCGTACAGCAAGGGCATTATTCAGGGAATCGGAAACAATCAGTTTGCCCCGGAAAGAGCAGTCACCCGTGAGGAAATCGCGCTGATCTTTGCAAACTACGCAAAGGCAACCGGCTATACGCTGCCTGTGATTCGTGAAGCTACTACATTTTCTGATGCCTCCAGCATCGGCAGTGCTTACAAAGATGCTGTAAAAGCGATGCAGCAGGCAGGCGTTATCATGGGAAAAAATAATAATGTATTTCATCCCGCTTCCAGTGCCACCCGCGCGGAGGCTGCCGCTATGCTGACCCGGTATGTCAAACTCACCATTCATCCTGCTACAGCTCAGGGCTGGGCAAAAAATGATTCCGGTCAGTGGATGTACTTGAAAGACGGCAAGGCCCTTACCGGGTGGCAGACCATAGGCGGAAAGGTTTACTGCTTTGACAGCAGCGGAAGCGCTTTCGCCAGCGGCTGGAGACAAAACGCAAAAGGGAAATGGGTATTTCTTTCCTCTGATGGCAGCGCCGTTACCGGCTGGAAAGATATTGGCGAGAACGGCCGCAGCAAGCGCTATTACTTCACCGGAGATGGTATTCGGGTATCCGGCAAGTGGCTTCAGATCGACGGCAAATGGTATTACTTCTATGCCGACGGCTCCCTGGCCACAAGCACCAAGATTGATGGCTATGAAGTTGATGCAAACGGTGTGAGAAAAACGAAATAA
- a CDS encoding permease: protein MQILKAIWDFFQYQILGMKWLDGLIGSGLSALGLDMSTRLMGSIEFFLYDVIKITILLCFLIFLISYIQSYFPPERSKQILGRFHGIGANCVAALLGTVTPFCSCSSIPLFIGFTSAGLPVGVTFSFLISSPMVDLGSLLLLMSIFGAKVAFLYVIVGLMIAVIGGTMIERLHMEKHVESFILTAGSVDIASPDLTKKDRLIYAKEQMLSTFKKVFPYILIGVGIGAIIHNWIPEEWVALVLGSNNPFGVVLATLVGVPMYADIFGTIPIAEALLYKGAQLGTILSFMMAVTTLSLPSIIMLRKAVKPKLLALFIAICTVGIIMVGYFFNIIQRFII from the coding sequence ATGCAGATACTAAAAGCAATTTGGGACTTTTTCCAGTATCAGATTCTCGGCATGAAATGGCTGGATGGGCTGATTGGAAGTGGGCTTTCCGCACTGGGATTGGATATGTCCACACGCCTTATGGGAAGCATCGAGTTTTTTCTCTATGATGTCATAAAGATTACGATTCTGCTGTGCTTCCTGATTTTCCTAATCAGCTATATCCAGAGTTACTTCCCACCGGAGCGCAGTAAACAAATTCTCGGACGGTTTCATGGGATCGGAGCGAACTGCGTTGCGGCACTGCTCGGGACGGTGACACCGTTCTGCTCCTGCTCCTCTATCCCGCTTTTTATTGGGTTTACGTCGGCGGGGCTGCCTGTTGGTGTAACGTTTTCTTTCCTCATATCTTCCCCAATGGTTGATCTTGGATCATTGCTTTTGCTGATGAGCATTTTCGGAGCAAAAGTGGCCTTTCTCTATGTGATTGTCGGGCTGATGATAGCCGTTATTGGAGGAACAATGATAGAACGACTTCACATGGAGAAGCATGTGGAAAGCTTTATCCTGACCGCCGGAAGCGTGGATATAGCGTCTCCCGATCTAACGAAAAAAGACCGTCTAATTTATGCGAAAGAACAGATGCTATCTACCTTTAAAAAAGTGTTTCCTTACATCTTGATTGGCGTGGGTATCGGAGCGATTATCCACAACTGGATTCCGGAAGAATGGGTGGCGCTTGTACTCGGCAGCAACAACCCGTTTGGCGTCGTATTGGCAACGCTTGTCGGCGTTCCAATGTACGCTGATATCTTCGGCACTATCCCAATTGCGGAAGCGTTGTTATACAAAGGGGCACAGCTTGGCACAATTTTATCGTTTATGATGGCGGTTACCACCCTTTCCCTTCCTTCCATCATCATGCTCCGCAAGGCGGTTAAGCCGAAGCTGTTGGCGCTGTTTATTGCAATCTGCACCGTTGGCATAATCATGGTAGGCTATTTTTTCAATATCATTCAGAGATTTATTATATAG
- a CDS encoding DUF4183 domain-containing protein, producing the protein MSKSCCPLITCRLTDQDGNLVSPYEPDSIQYTVLATPEHFGAGGRYSVTHNLQVAITGYIVIYSNGEKISAPIPFCMIETLCRPVPKGSCFNFQVKGFHCWADPVWCEENSTMERIKLLISVETLAYTKATASLLVPQVDSDLHVIDCVYIQTNQISDGVRFRSGGCICYKNYALKADISQYNAISDGVKRTYLNSDELTQYGHQGILSPLEVSYYNVFVNAVLQPKANYILKEGELTFITEDVPSKDQAVMILFNTLKAPDGERMEVTDWQYNVVSDGVKKIYTNDDELKEYGDHGIPSPSEVSYFNLYINGVLQPQVNYKVKRGILELTTTDAPTKGSPIILESIAIRDPAGQLFHMEAYAYNAQSNGGNLYTNQDEIQMYGNQGISGPDESFYQSLFVNGVLQPDVNYMAQNGYLILETEDSPTIGAPISLQSVNNSPVPLCCKTLMSDAALVQWEKEYAHIKKPCLPAKMLQGTSQTAE; encoded by the coding sequence ATGTCGAAATCCTGCTGTCCTTTGATTACTTGCCGGCTGACCGACCAAGACGGAAATCTTGTCAGCCCATACGAACCCGATTCTATTCAATATACCGTATTAGCCACTCCGGAACATTTCGGTGCAGGCGGGCGCTATTCGGTAACTCATAATTTACAGGTTGCAATTACAGGCTATATCGTCATTTATTCCAACGGGGAAAAAATTTCAGCTCCCATTCCTTTTTGCATGATTGAGACCCTTTGCCGTCCTGTTCCAAAAGGAAGCTGCTTCAACTTTCAGGTGAAAGGGTTTCATTGTTGGGCTGATCCCGTCTGGTGCGAAGAAAACTCTACAATGGAACGGATCAAGCTGCTCATCAGCGTGGAAACGCTCGCTTACACCAAAGCAACCGCCTCCCTGCTGGTTCCGCAGGTGGACTCCGATCTTCATGTAATTGACTGTGTTTACATTCAAACCAACCAGATTAGCGACGGAGTTCGGTTCCGCAGCGGAGGCTGCATCTGTTATAAAAACTATGCCCTGAAAGCGGATATTTCTCAGTACAACGCAATTTCTGACGGAGTAAAACGAACTTACCTCAACAGCGACGAGTTAACGCAGTACGGCCACCAAGGGATTCTTTCGCCACTGGAGGTTTCCTATTATAATGTGTTTGTCAACGCGGTACTGCAGCCGAAAGCGAACTACATTTTAAAAGAGGGCGAGCTGACCTTTATAACAGAGGATGTTCCCTCAAAAGATCAGGCTGTCATGATTCTGTTCAACACGCTGAAAGCCCCTGACGGCGAAAGGATGGAGGTCACCGACTGGCAGTACAATGTAGTTTCTGACGGCGTGAAAAAAATTTATACCAATGACGACGAATTAAAAGAATACGGAGATCATGGAATTCCTTCCCCAAGCGAAGTATCTTATTTCAATTTATATATTAACGGCGTTCTTCAGCCGCAAGTAAACTATAAAGTAAAAAGAGGCATTCTGGAATTGACTACCACAGACGCTCCTACGAAAGGATCGCCTATTATTTTGGAATCCATTGCAATCCGGGACCCGGCGGGGCAGCTTTTTCACATGGAAGCCTATGCGTACAATGCTCAATCCAACGGAGGTAATCTTTACACCAATCAGGATGAAATCCAGATGTACGGCAATCAGGGAATTTCAGGCCCGGACGAGAGTTTCTACCAAAGCTTGTTTGTCAATGGCGTTCTCCAGCCTGATGTGAACTATATGGCACAGAACGGATATCTCATTTTGGAAACGGAGGACAGCCCAACAATCGGGGCTCCGATTTCCCTGCAGTCCGTCAACAACAGTCCTGTTCCGCTATGCTGTAAAACGCTGATGTCTGATGCCGCTCTTGTACAATGGGAAAAAGAGTACGCGCATATTAAAAAGCCCTGCTTACCGGCGAAAATGCTACAAGGAACCTCCCAAACGGCAGAATAA
- a CDS encoding LegC family aminotransferase, which translates to MNHEEKLTPAKVTAAIQKVLKPEKKPVPLHEPCFTGREWDDVKDCLDSSYVSSVGRYVDQFEEALARFTGVNYAVAVINGTAALQVCLKLAGVQPEDEVLVPALTFVATANAVCYCGAIPHLVDSEMDSLGVNPEKLANYLEEIVEFQNGSCYNRRTHRPIKALVAMHTFGHPVRLDSILQVCERYGLVLIEDAAESLGSYYQDVHTGNFGKLSALSFNGNKIVTTGGGGAVLTNDEALYRKAKHLTTTAKLPHRWAFVHDEVAYNYRMPNLNAALGCAQLEQIEHFLCCKRALAEEYRTAFAEIPGVEFFTEQSWARSNYWLNTLILSEENAPLRDLILEETNNQGIQTRPAWVLMHQLPMFRNCPRMDLSTAESLARRVINIPSGARLGEAFCKPGNGTP; encoded by the coding sequence ATGAATCATGAGGAGAAATTGACTCCGGCAAAAGTCACGGCTGCGATTCAGAAGGTTTTGAAGCCGGAGAAAAAGCCGGTACCCCTGCATGAGCCCTGCTTTACAGGACGGGAATGGGACGATGTGAAAGACTGTCTGGATTCCAGCTATGTTTCTTCCGTCGGTCGGTATGTAGATCAATTTGAGGAAGCACTGGCCCGATTTACGGGAGTAAACTATGCTGTGGCGGTAATCAACGGCACCGCCGCCCTGCAGGTTTGCTTAAAGCTTGCGGGTGTGCAGCCGGAGGATGAAGTGCTGGTTCCGGCGCTTACGTTTGTTGCCACGGCGAACGCAGTGTGTTATTGCGGCGCGATTCCTCATCTGGTCGACAGCGAGATGGATTCCCTCGGTGTAAACCCAGAGAAGCTGGCCAACTACCTGGAAGAAATTGTGGAGTTTCAAAACGGTTCCTGTTATAACAGACGAACCCACCGGCCGATCAAAGCCTTGGTTGCGATGCATACCTTTGGCCACCCGGTGCGTCTGGACTCCATTTTGCAGGTGTGCGAGCGGTATGGACTGGTACTGATTGAGGATGCGGCGGAATCGTTGGGCTCCTATTATCAGGATGTTCATACCGGGAATTTCGGCAAGCTTTCCGCTCTCAGCTTTAACGGCAATAAAATTGTCACGACGGGTGGGGGCGGTGCGGTTCTGACCAACGATGAGGCGCTATACCGGAAAGCGAAGCACCTCACCACAACGGCAAAGCTGCCTCACCGGTGGGCATTCGTGCATGACGAGGTGGCTTATAATTACCGAATGCCCAACCTGAACGCGGCACTGGGCTGCGCCCAATTAGAACAGATTGAGCACTTCCTTTGCTGTAAGCGTGCGCTTGCGGAAGAGTACCGAACGGCTTTCGCGGAGATACCGGGAGTCGAATTTTTTACGGAGCAATCCTGGGCCAGGAGCAATTACTGGCTGAACACGCTGATTTTATCAGAGGAAAACGCACCGCTGCGCGATTTGATTCTGGAAGAGACGAATAACCAGGGAATCCAGACGCGCCCCGCATGGGTATTAATGCACCAGCTCCCCATGTTCCGAAACTGCCCCCGTATGGATTTATCCACTGCGGAAAGCCTTGCACGGCGCGTCATTAATATTCCGAGCGGTGCGCGTCTGGGAGAAGCGTTCTGCAAACCGGGGAACGGTACGCCGTGA
- a CDS encoding NAD-dependent 4,6-dehydratase LegB, with the protein MNFAGRKVLVTGADGFIGSHLTEELVRRGCSVRAFVYYNSFNSWGWLDQSPKEVRDNLEVYQGDIRDPYRVKAAMQGCSAVFHLAALVAIPYSYYSPHAYIDTNIKGTLHVLQAARELETERIVQTSTSEVYGTAEYVPIPETHPLQAQSPYAASKIAADQLALSFYRSFSTPVAVVRPFNTYGPRQSNRAVIPTVITQIAQGNRKIQLGSLMPTRDFSFVGDTVRGFWEVARCDEAVGEVVNIGSNFEVSIGETVQMIARVMNTNVEAVTKEERVRPEKSEVRRLYADTSKAARLFGWQPEFGGKDGFRKGLALTAEWFCNPENLKRYQADRYVI; encoded by the coding sequence ATGAATTTCGCAGGAAGGAAGGTTCTGGTTACGGGCGCGGATGGTTTTATCGGCTCTCATTTAACGGAAGAACTGGTGAGAAGAGGATGCTCCGTTCGCGCTTTTGTCTATTACAATTCGTTTAACTCATGGGGATGGCTGGATCAGTCCCCAAAAGAGGTTCGAGACAATTTGGAAGTGTATCAGGGGGATATTCGCGACCCATACCGCGTGAAAGCCGCAATGCAGGGGTGCAGTGCGGTATTCCATTTGGCTGCTCTGGTCGCAATACCTTATTCATATTATTCCCCACACGCATACATTGACACGAATATAAAAGGAACGCTGCATGTTTTGCAGGCTGCGCGGGAATTGGAAACAGAACGGATTGTTCAGACTTCCACCAGCGAAGTTTACGGAACGGCGGAGTACGTGCCGATTCCGGAAACACATCCGCTGCAGGCGCAGTCCCCCTATGCCGCGTCAAAAATCGCGGCAGACCAGCTGGCACTCTCATTTTATCGCTCGTTTTCCACTCCGGTTGCCGTTGTCCGCCCGTTCAACACCTATGGGCCGCGGCAGTCGAACCGGGCGGTAATTCCTACGGTGATTACCCAGATTGCACAGGGGAATCGAAAGATTCAGCTAGGCTCCTTAATGCCAACCCGTGATTTTAGCTTTGTGGGTGATACGGTTCGAGGATTTTGGGAAGTTGCCCGCTGCGATGAGGCGGTGGGGGAAGTGGTTAACATTGGCAGCAATTTCGAGGTTTCCATCGGCGAGACAGTGCAGATGATTGCGCGGGTGATGAATACGAACGTTGAGGCAGTCACGAAAGAGGAGCGGGTTCGGCCTGAAAAAAGTGAGGTGCGCCGCCTTTACGCCGATACTTCAAAGGCCGCGCGACTGTTCGGCTGGCAGCCGGAATTTGGCGGAAAAGATGGTTTTAGAAAGGGGCTTGCGCTTACCGCGGAATGGTTCTGCAATCCGGAGAACCTGAAGCGCTATCAGGCTGACAGGTATGTGATATGA
- a CDS encoding ArsR/SmtB family transcription factor: MQTKYEEHAKVFKALCDEKRLRILELLHNGEKCACVLLEQLDLGQSGLSYHMKILVESGIVESRQEGKWTHYQISEKGSSYAEALLKQLTTPDTDNNSCCNQ; the protein is encoded by the coding sequence TTGCAAACGAAATATGAAGAACACGCAAAGGTATTTAAAGCGCTTTGCGACGAAAAACGTCTTCGGATACTGGAGTTGCTGCACAACGGCGAAAAATGCGCCTGTGTTTTGCTGGAACAATTAGACTTGGGGCAGTCCGGTCTATCTTACCATATGAAGATACTGGTTGAGTCGGGTATTGTGGAAAGCCGGCAGGAAGGGAAATGGACGCATTACCAAATCAGCGAAAAAGGCAGCTCCTATGCCGAAGCACTTTTAAAGCAACTGACAACGCCAGATACAGATAACAATTCGTGCTGTAACCAATAA
- a CDS encoding 4Fe-4S dicluster domain-containing protein, producing MAKTWYPVIEYLTCVECGTCIAKCSHGVYDSAKAPSPVVTNPEACVDHCHGCGNRCPVGAITYVGDDTGWTPPNGMKESEEAG from the coding sequence ATGGCAAAGACTTGGTATCCTGTTATTGAGTACCTGACCTGTGTGGAGTGCGGCACCTGCATTGCAAAGTGTTCCCACGGTGTCTATGATTCCGCAAAGGCACCGTCTCCCGTTGTCACAAATCCGGAGGCCTGCGTCGACCATTGCCATGGATGCGGGAATCGTTGCCCGGTTGGCGCAATTACCTATGTCGGCGACGATACCGGATGGACACCGCCGAACGGCATGAAGGAATCTGAGGAAGCCGGTTAG
- a CDS encoding thioredoxin family protein, which yields MSLFGKRTEEKAACCCGGNCDTESMEQANKAKAEGAAVKILGSGCAKCNQLEAATKEALEQLGMDTTIDHVKDFSQIAAYGVMSTPALVVDGKVVSYGKVLKTEEVVKILQKVR from the coding sequence ATGTCTCTATTCGGTAAGAGAACGGAAGAAAAGGCCGCTTGCTGCTGCGGAGGAAACTGCGATACGGAGAGCATGGAACAAGCGAATAAGGCAAAAGCCGAAGGTGCAGCTGTTAAAATTTTAGGCAGCGGGTGTGCAAAATGCAATCAGCTTGAAGCGGCAACAAAAGAAGCATTGGAACAACTTGGAATGGATACGACGATCGACCACGTAAAGGATTTTTCGCAAATTGCGGCCTACGGTGTGATGTCCACCCCCGCTCTGGTCGTCGACGGAAAAGTGGTTTCCTATGGTAAGGTGCTGAAAACAGAAGAGGTAGTGAAAATTCTGCAAAAAGTCAGGTGA